A stretch of Fusarium poae strain DAOMC 252244 chromosome 2, whole genome shotgun sequence DNA encodes these proteins:
- a CDS encoding hypothetical protein (TransMembrane:19 (o20-42i54-73o97-116i137-156o182-207i219-239o254-276i354-374o399-420i432-454o460-479i491-511o531-553i574-593o629-654i675-694o700-724i745-769o789-810i)), with product MSLYTDAPDARTFDQDKPTLLVSWWITAFCIAIILTRMAGRYVRVEKLLKEDKIVAAALVPLVLRAVCVHFVLKNGTNNVNLDGLDLSDKDIDKRVLGSRLVMASRIFYASVLWILKLTTLEFFERLAGATRRRSHRIMIHVIRGTLAATFLAVLVSDLAECQPFPHYWQVTPDPGPQCRQAFVQMLTMGSCNALTDLLLIAFPIPIILSTQIPTKRKVLLIMLFSFGLLTVGITLYRIPKILQAGGSQVLRTMWASIEILAATAVGNIVALGSFLRDSGVKRKKYKDSESYDGYSNSRSQSQGNWINGFRRADPRPGYEPTDAPERFYDLRAANAKTANTALARELKGRHLQMIAFGGSIGTGLFVASGGSLYRGGPASLLLSYVLIGGMQYCTMQSLGELCVAFPIAGSFSAFSTRFLDPSWGFAMGWNYCLQWLFVLPLEIIAGAFTIGYWNEAISRSVFVAIFLLVIVVINLFGVKTYGEAEFIFSLIKITAIVGFILLAIVINIGGEPEGQYIGGMYWRNPGAFKNGFKGFCSVLVTSAFSFTGTELIGLAAAETANPRKSLPTAIKQVFWRIMVFYLVALLLVGLLVPSDDKRLVGGDNVADATASPFVIAIEKAGTSLLPGIMNAIILIAVISVGNSAVFGSSRTLAALAEQSHAPQIFAYVDRQGRPLMAILFASCIGFLAFLADVNSHDAIFNWLLSISALSTLFTWGSICLCYIRFRTAWSYNAHTIEQLPFKSHVGVTGAWVALIGYILVLASQIWIAASPVYSPDIDDGPSGVAQNFFLKVLAIPIIMLFYICHKVWYRTQIVRLEEMDVETGRRYFRVHIMAEQEREERLGWPKWKRLYWFLCA from the exons ATGTCGCTCTACACGGACGCTCCCGATGCCCGGACTTTTGATCAAGACAAGCCAACCCTGCTTGTCTCATGGTGGATCACAGCCTTTTGCATAGCCATCATCTTGACTCGAATGGCCGGTAGATATGTGCGCGTCGAGAAATTACTCAAGGAGGACAAGATCGTGGCTGCAGCACTTGTACCACTCGTTCTAAGAGCCGTGTGCGTCCATTTCGTGCTCAAGAACGGCACGAATAATGTCAACTTGGATGGCTTAGACCTGAGCGACAAAGATATCGACAAGAGGGTTTTGGGAAGTCGCTTGGTCATGGCCAGTAGGATATTTTATGCCTCTGT GCTTTGGATTCTCAAACTTACCACTCTTGAATTCTTCGAGCGCCTTGCTGGTGCCACAAGACGAAGGTCACATCGTATAATGATCCACGTTATTCGCGGTACCCTCGCTGCTACCTTTCTTGCCGTCCTTGTTAGCGATCTCGCCGAGTGTCAACCGTTCCCTCACTACTGGCAGGTCACACCCGATCCTGGGCCTCAATGCCGCCAAGCATTTGTGCAAATGCTCACCATGGGCTCGTGTAACGCCCTTACCGATCTTCTCCTTATCGCATTTCCCATTCCCATTATTCTCTCGACACAAATTCCAACCAAGCGCAAGGTTCTTCTTATCATGCTTTTCAGCTTTGGACTTTTGACGGTCGGCATCACTCTGTATCGTATTCCCAAAATCCTTCAAGCTGGTGGTAGCCAAGTACTTCGTACAATGTGGGCGTCCATCGAAATACTCGCCGCAACCGCCGTCGGCAACATCGTTGCGCTAGGATCATTCTTGCGTGACAGTGGTGTCAAGCGAAAGAAGTACAAGGACTCGGAGAGCTACGACGGCTACTCCAACTCGAGATCACAGTCGCAAG GGAATTGGATCAATGGGTTCAGACGCGCGGATCCGAGGCCAGGGTATGAGCCTACCGATGCTCCCGAGAGGTTTTACGATTTAAGAGCTGCAAATGCAAAGACGGCAAACACTGCTCTTGCGAGGGAGTTGAAGGGGAGACATTTGCAGATGATTGCTTTTGGGGGTTCTATTG GAACTGGCTTGTTTGTCGCGTCAGGCGGATCGTTATACAGAGGTGGCCCAGCCAGCCTTTTACTATCTTATGTTCTCATCGGAGGAATGCAGTATTGCACAATGCAGTCTCTAGGCGAGCTGTGTGTGGCTTTTCCTATAGCTGGCTCATTTTCGGCGTTTTCAACGAGATTTCTAGATCCATCATGGGGGTTTGCTATGGGTTGGAA TTATTGCTTACAATGGCTATTCGTATTGCCTTTAGAGATAATCGCTGGTGCTTTCACAATAGGATATTGGAATGAAGCCATTAGCAGATCCGTTTTCGTCGCCATTTTTCTACTTGTCATCGTTGTTATCAACCTATTCGGCGTCAAGACATATGGAGAAGCTGAGTTTATCTTTTCTCTCATCAAGATCACCGCCATTGTTGGCTTCAT ACTATTGGCCATTGTGATCAACATAGGCGGCGAGCCAGAAGGACAATACATAGGCGGCATGTATTGGCGGAATCCGGGTGCGTTCAAGAACGGGTTCAAGGGTTTTTGCAGCGTCTTGGTGACGTCTGCCTTTTCATTTACCGGGACTGAACTGATCGGTCTGGCTGCTGCCGAGACTGCCAACCCTCGAAAATCTCTACCCACAGCGATTAAGCAAGTGTTTTGGCGCATCATGGTTTTCTATTTAGTGGCTCTATTACTCGTGGGTCTATTGGTGCCCTCTGACGATAAACGTCTTGTCGGCGGCGATAACGTTGCAGACGCTACAGCGAGTCCCTTTGTTATTGCGATAGAGAAGGCTGGcacttctcttcttcctgggATAATGAATGCCATCATCTTGATAGCTGTCATCAGCGTCGGTAACTCGGCGGTCTTTGGATCTTCACGAACACTAGCTGCTTTAGCTGAGCAATCCCATGCACCTCAGATCTTTGCCTATGTGGATCGACAAGGTCGCCCACTTATGGCCATCCTCTTTGCATCCTGCATAGGTTTTCTAGCATTCCTTGCAGATGTCAACTCACACGATGCCATTTTCAATTGGCTCCTCTCCATCAGCGCTCTTAGCACCTTGTTCACCTGGGGCAGTATCTGTCTATGTTATATCCGATTTCGCACAGCCTGGAGCTATAACGCACACACGATCGAGCAGCTGCCTTTCAAGTCGCACGTCGGCGTCACAGGAGCATGGGTGGCCTTGATCGGCTATATACTTGTGCTTGCGTCGCAGATTTGGATAGCTGCCTCTCCTGTTTATTCACCCGACATCGATGATGGCCCTTCCGGTGTTGCACAGAACTTCTTCTTGAAGGTTTTGGCCATTCCGATTATTATGTTATTCTATATTTGCCACAAGGTGTGGTATCGCACACAGATTGTGCGACTGGAAGAAATGGATGTTGAGACGGGACGACGATACTTCCGTGTACATATTATGGCGGAGCAAGAGCGGGAAGAACGGTTAGGCTGGCCTAAATGGAAGAGGCTTTATTGGTTTTTATGTGCCTGA